A DNA window from Hippea jasoniae contains the following coding sequences:
- a CDS encoding aminotransferase class V-fold PLP-dependent enzyme yields MGKNEIKYVKEAFESNYIAPVGPFIEKFEHAICNYTKAKYSVALSSGTAAIHLALRILNIKSSDKVLASTFTFIGSVAPILYQNAEPIFIDSDESWNIDPNLVEEAIKKEKPKAIIVTHLYGQPAKIDEIMNLALKYGVYVIEDAAESLGATLKNKHTGTFGHFGVYSFNGNKIITTGGGGILVSNNKEWIEKARFLASQAKENEYWYEHKEIGYNYRMSNVLAAIGLGQVEVLKERIRKKREIFKIYSQNLSEIAEFMPEIKNAYGNRWLTTCLFKDKNPIKVLEYLKNFNIETRPLWKPMHLQPVFKSAKAYINGKSESFFKKGLCMPSGTALSFEEVKRICELIKKV; encoded by the coding sequence ATGGGGAAAAATGAGATAAAATATGTAAAAGAAGCTTTTGAAAGCAACTACATTGCACCGGTTGGGCCGTTTATTGAGAAATTTGAACATGCTATATGCAACTATACAAAAGCTAAATACAGCGTGGCTTTATCAAGTGGTACAGCAGCCATACATCTTGCTTTGAGAATACTAAATATCAAAAGCAGTGACAAAGTTCTTGCATCAACATTTACATTTATAGGCTCTGTTGCACCTATTTTATACCAGAACGCAGAGCCAATCTTTATAGATAGCGATGAAAGCTGGAATATAGACCCGAATCTTGTTGAGGAAGCCATCAAAAAAGAAAAACCAAAAGCTATTATTGTAACACATCTTTATGGTCAACCTGCCAAAATTGACGAGATCATGAATTTGGCTTTAAAATACGGCGTGTATGTGATAGAGGATGCAGCAGAATCCTTAGGAGCAACACTAAAAAACAAACACACAGGCACTTTTGGACATTTTGGTGTGTATAGTTTTAACGGTAACAAGATTATAACAACAGGCGGAGGTGGAATTCTTGTAAGCAACAACAAAGAATGGATTGAAAAGGCAAGGTTTTTAGCCTCACAGGCAAAGGAAAATGAATACTGGTATGAGCACAAAGAAATAGGCTACAATTATAGAATGAGCAATGTGTTGGCAGCAATAGGGCTTGGTCAGGTTGAGGTATTAAAAGAAAGGATCAGAAAAAAAAGGGAGATATTTAAAATTTATTCACAAAACTTAAGCGAAATCGCTGAATTTATGCCAGAAATTAAAAACGCATACGGAAATAGGTGGCTTACAACCTGTCTGTTTAAAGATAAAAACCCTATAAAAGTACTTGAATATTTAAAAAATTTTAACATAGAAACAAGACCACTGTGGAAACCAATGCACCTACAACCTGTATTTAAATCAGCAAAAGCCTATATAAACGGAAAAAGTGAGTCGTTTTTTAAAAAAGGTTTATGTATGCCAAGTGGCACAGCCTTAAGTTTTGAGGAGGTGAAACGAATCTGTGAACTTATTAAAAAAGTCTAA
- the aroF gene encoding 3-deoxy-7-phosphoheptulonate synthase: protein MIIVTKKSSKDEDVERLKQKIEELGLKAHISKGSRRTIIGVIGDIDKKIEKIDPVAVFSLDKAVDSVHRVSKPYKLASRENKDYDTIIDVKGIKIGGENFTMMAGPCSVENREQMLTTATGIKKCSAHILRGGAFKPRTSPYTFQGLGEEGLKLLKEAGEKTNMPIVTEVMNPKDLDVVLKYADILQIGARNIQNFSLLKLVGQTDKPVLLKRGMATTIQEFLMSAEYVMSEGNADVILCERGIRTFETATRNTLDISAVPVLKKETHLPVIIDPSHAAGKREYVPALARAAIAAGADGLLIEVHYNPAIAVSDAAQQLTIEEFCELMEDIKKIAAVVGKVIQ from the coding sequence ATGATTATCGTAACGAAAAAAAGTTCAAAGGATGAGGATGTAGAACGGCTAAAACAAAAGATTGAAGAGTTAGGGTTAAAAGCTCACATCTCTAAGGGTAGCAGACGCACAATCATAGGTGTTATAGGGGATATAGACAAAAAGATAGAAAAAATAGACCCGGTTGCTGTTTTTTCTTTAGATAAAGCAGTTGATAGTGTTCACAGGGTTTCAAAACCGTACAAATTAGCATCAAGAGAAAACAAAGACTACGATACGATAATCGATGTAAAAGGAATAAAAATCGGCGGTGAGAATTTTACCATGATGGCAGGACCCTGCTCTGTGGAAAATAGAGAACAGATGCTTACAACAGCAACAGGCATAAAAAAATGCTCAGCTCATATCTTAAGGGGCGGTGCATTCAAGCCAAGAACATCACCCTACACCTTTCAGGGGCTTGGCGAAGAAGGCTTAAAACTTTTAAAAGAAGCCGGTGAAAAGACGAATATGCCCATCGTAACAGAGGTTATGAATCCAAAGGATTTAGATGTGGTTTTAAAATACGCTGACATACTGCAAATCGGGGCCAGAAATATACAGAATTTCTCTTTATTGAAGCTTGTTGGCCAAACAGACAAGCCTGTGCTTCTAAAAAGAGGTATGGCAACAACTATTCAGGAATTTTTGATGAGTGCAGAATATGTTATGAGCGAGGGAAATGCCGATGTAATTCTGTGTGAGCGAGGCATAAGAACCTTTGAAACAGCAACAAGAAACACACTGGATATATCAGCTGTTCCCGTATTAAAAAAGGAAACACATCTACCTGTTATAATAGATCCATCGCATGCTGCAGGCAAAAGGGAGTATGTACCGGCTTTAGCAAGGGCAGCAATAGCAGCAGGAGCTGACGGTCTGTTAATTGAGGTGCACTACAACCCAGCCATAGCCGTTTCAGATGCAGCCCAGCAGTTAACAATTGAGGAGTTCTGTGAACTAATGGAGGATATTAAAAAGATAGCAGCTGTTGTGGGTAAGGTAATTCAATAG
- a CDS encoding HAD family hydrolase yields MVIVFDLDDTLYDEIDFVKSGFLEISEYLGSSHYFDFMWEEFLKAGSGKIFNKLIDRFKISIPLQKLIEIYRFHKPKISLREDASNILGRIKCNISLITDGHYIMQKNKFYALNLNLYIKKPIFSDFLHSHKLEVKPFLEVMKLFPNDEYVYIGDNPQKDFTIPKRLSWITIRLKNKRGIYSNIENNADFEILNLEEIYNTLKI; encoded by the coding sequence ATGGTAATAGTATTTGACCTTGATGACACCTTATACGATGAAATTGATTTTGTAAAAAGTGGTTTCTTAGAAATAAGTGAGTATTTAGGATCAAGTCACTATTTTGATTTTATGTGGGAAGAATTTTTAAAAGCAGGTAGTGGTAAAATTTTCAATAAACTCATAGATAGATTCAAAATTTCTATACCACTTCAAAAACTCATTGAGATATATAGATTTCACAAGCCAAAAATCTCACTCAGAGAAGATGCTTCCAATATTTTAGGACGTATTAAGTGTAATATATCTTTAATAACAGATGGTCACTATATTATGCAAAAAAACAAATTTTATGCTCTCAACTTGAATTTATATATTAAAAAACCAATTTTTTCTGATTTCCTACATTCCCACAAACTTGAAGTCAAACCTTTTTTAGAAGTAATGAAACTTTTTCCTAACGATGAATATGTGTATATAGGTGATAATCCTCAAAAAGACTTTACAATACCAAAAAGATTATCGTGGATAACAATCAGATTAAAAAATAAAAGAGGTATATATTCTAACATAGAAAACAACGCTGACTTTGAAATTCTAAATTTAGAAGAAATTTACAATACATTAAAAATATAG
- a CDS encoding nucleotidyl transferase AbiEii/AbiGii toxin family protein, with protein sequence MKKDLKFHCLSKNTENVLKKLINYDYMSNFVLVGGSALTLRLCHRISEDLDFFTFHKENFNINKLREILTPFSEKEIVNISDEQIDIFLDGVKVTFFNAGWNFLKPKEISNFNVASLKDIAVMKINTLFLRAKYRDYYDLYFLSQYFTLNELYEFSRNILQGINKKLFIAALLFIDDIDDEDIEYLKPAKKVSLKDIRKHFETKIKKEFHL encoded by the coding sequence ATGAAAAAAGATTTAAAATTTCATTGTCTATCAAAGAACACTGAAAATGTTTTGAAAAAACTTATAAATTATGATTATATGAGTAATTTCGTGCTTGTTGGAGGCAGTGCGTTAACTTTAAGATTATGTCATAGGATAAGCGAGGATTTAGATTTTTTTACTTTTCACAAAGAAAATTTTAATATTAATAAATTAAGGGAAATCTTAACTCCTTTCAGTGAAAAAGAAATAGTTAACATTAGTGATGAGCAGATTGATATATTTCTTGATGGAGTCAAAGTAACATTTTTTAATGCAGGATGGAATTTTCTTAAGCCTAAGGAAATCTCAAATTTCAATGTGGCATCATTAAAAGATATTGCAGTAATGAAAATCAATACCCTTTTTTTAAGGGCAAAATATAGAGATTATTACGACCTATATTTTTTATCTCAATACTTTACTCTAAATGAGTTATATGAGTTTTCTCGAAATATATTGCAAGGCATAAATAAAAAACTGTTCATTGCTGCATTGTTGTTTATTGACGATATTGATGATGAAGATATTGAATACCTAAAACCTGCCAAAAAGGTATCTTTAAAAGACATTAGAAAACATTTTGAAACAAAAATTAAAAAAGAATTTCATCTATGA
- a CDS encoding Uma2 family endonuclease translates to MALVHETYSYDDYKLWEGKWELIDGVAYAMTPSPVKKHQNLSVRIAGMLENFMENCKECEVVIEQDYKISEFTVLRPDIAVVCNDENPDYISKAPEIVIEIISASTAYRDEKIKFELYEKEKVKYYIIVYPGELKAKVYKLIDFKYTKLGDFFEETIEFNDIKCNPKIDFYKVFKRYKNV, encoded by the coding sequence ATGGCGTTAGTTCATGAGACTTATTCGTATGATGATTATAAATTGTGGGAAGGGAAATGGGAGTTAATTGATGGAGTGGCTTATGCCATGACTCCGAGTCCTGTTAAAAAACATCAAAATTTAAGTGTAAGAATTGCGGGAATGTTAGAAAATTTTATGGAAAATTGTAAAGAGTGTGAGGTTGTAATCGAGCAAGATTATAAAATAAGTGAATTTACTGTTTTAAGACCAGACATTGCAGTTGTATGTAATGATGAAAACCCAGATTATATTTCAAAAGCGCCTGAAATTGTGATTGAGATTATTTCAGCCTCAACAGCTTATAGAGATGAAAAAATAAAATTTGAGTTATATGAAAAAGAAAAAGTTAAATATTATATAATTGTATATCCAGGCGAGTTAAAAGCAAAAGTTTATAAATTAATAGATTTTAAATATACAAAATTAGGAGATTTTTTTGAAGAAACAATAGAATTTAACGACATTAAGTGTAATCCTAAAATAGATTTTTATAAGGTTTTTAAACGATACAAAAATGTATAG
- a CDS encoding polysaccharide biosynthesis protein → MNLLKKSKTTRAIFFIIGDFLLSFVSLYTAYLLRFNFHIPVDFYHSFTKIFFVFAILKILFLYTFRLYFVSWRYFSLLELKELTIALIAAYIYGFMIIFFFRNFFLPYPRSAILIDFVLSFIFIGFFRISKRLFLENNTKNKPPAIIIGVSDKAATIFKQDFPFNVVGVFDESKETIGSYFFGFKVRDIKSIPENIKTAIITKQLPPDKLNQLFELLKDKNIEDIKIYNPFSNIIRELSIEDLLSRKPRDLDQRAISEFVKDKTILITGGGGSIGSELVRQCVFFKAKKVVVIEASEFNLYKIKEELPQIEGKLVNVVDKQELERVFKEYSPDIVIHAAAYKHVPLCEENPRSAVINNIIGTKNTIELAEKYNCKKFVLISTDKAVRPTSVMGATKRLCELYAQNFKGKTEIVSVRFGNVLNSSGSVVPKFKKLIEEGKPLTVTHPEVKRYFMLIPEACKLVLQAASIGKGGEIFILDMGEPVKIVELAKKMLKIYGKDESQIVFTGLREGEKLFEELLVNEADRKTQYESILVAKTKTVDIGYLEKGINELVKLHNKEEILLKLKELGVEIMTQKT, encoded by the coding sequence GTGAACTTATTAAAAAAGTCTAAAACAACACGCGCCATCTTTTTTATAATCGGTGATTTTCTGCTTTCCTTTGTCTCACTATACACAGCTTATCTTTTGAGATTTAACTTCCATATTCCCGTAGATTTTTACCACTCATTCACCAAGATTTTTTTTGTTTTTGCTATTTTAAAGATACTCTTTCTCTACACATTCAGGTTATATTTTGTAAGCTGGAGATATTTTTCCTTACTTGAGCTAAAAGAGCTAACCATCGCCTTAATAGCTGCATATATATACGGCTTTATGATTATATTTTTTTTTAGAAACTTTTTTTTGCCTTATCCAAGAAGTGCAATATTAATCGATTTTGTTTTGAGCTTTATTTTTATAGGTTTTTTTAGGATTTCAAAAAGACTCTTTTTAGAAAACAATACAAAAAATAAGCCTCCTGCTATAATAATAGGCGTATCCGACAAAGCTGCAACGATCTTTAAACAGGATTTTCCCTTTAATGTTGTAGGTGTATTTGATGAAAGCAAAGAAACAATAGGAAGCTATTTTTTTGGATTTAAGGTAAGGGATATAAAAAGCATACCGGAAAATATTAAAACAGCTATAATTACAAAACAACTACCGCCTGATAAACTAAATCAACTCTTTGAACTACTAAAAGATAAAAATATAGAGGACATCAAAATTTACAATCCCTTTTCCAACATAATAAGGGAGTTGTCCATTGAAGATTTATTGTCTCGGAAACCCCGTGATTTAGACCAAAGAGCCATATCAGAATTTGTTAAAGATAAAACGATTCTTATAACAGGTGGCGGAGGTAGTATAGGCAGCGAGCTTGTTCGCCAGTGTGTATTTTTTAAGGCAAAAAAAGTTGTGGTTATTGAAGCAAGCGAGTTTAATCTATACAAAATCAAAGAAGAGCTACCTCAAATAGAAGGCAAACTCGTAAATGTAGTGGACAAACAAGAACTTGAGAGAGTATTTAAAGAATACTCACCCGATATTGTTATCCATGCAGCAGCATATAAACATGTGCCGCTGTGTGAAGAAAATCCCCGCTCAGCTGTAATAAACAACATAATAGGAACAAAAAACACAATAGAGTTAGCAGAAAAGTATAACTGTAAAAAGTTCGTTTTGATCTCAACAGACAAGGCTGTGAGGCCAACAAGTGTTATGGGGGCAACAAAAAGGCTGTGTGAGTTATATGCTCAAAATTTTAAAGGGAAAACAGAAATTGTGAGCGTAAGATTCGGAAATGTCCTAAACAGCAGCGGCAGCGTTGTTCCCAAATTTAAAAAACTGATAGAGGAGGGTAAGCCCCTGACAGTCACACACCCAGAGGTTAAGCGCTATTTTATGCTCATACCTGAGGCATGTAAGTTGGTTTTGCAGGCTGCAAGCATAGGCAAAGGTGGTGAGATTTTTATCCTTGATATGGGAGAGCCTGTAAAGATAGTGGAGCTTGCTAAAAAAATGTTGAAAATCTATGGAAAGGATGAGAGTCAAATAGTGTTTACAGGCTTAAGAGAAGGGGAAAAGCTGTTTGAGGAGCTGCTTGTAAACGAGGCAGACAGAAAAACCCAGTATGAATCTATACTTGTAGCTAAAACAAAAACAGTTGACATAGGGTATTTAGAAAAAGGAATAAATGAACTTGTGAAATTGCATAATAAAGAGGAAATTCTGTTAAAACTCAAAGAGCTTGGTGTGGAGATAATGACTCAAAAAACATAG
- a CDS encoding glycosyltransferase family 4 protein, producing the protein MKIAFLSHLDLNLYLFRLPIMKELVSRGVEVYAIVPRGEVFDEFKHYGIKAVEYKTIRGSLNPLNAIKTIKNINEVVKNINSDILHSFTHQPNIYGAFSDTKNYIQTITGLGSFFIYNDLKSKKIRKVIESLYKITSKKAKKVIFQNSDDLNYFVEKGLVNSKKAVLIKSSGIDTKEWVSKNRPKNKKPVVLMVARVLKDKGVEEYIKAAEILKDKAEFWYAGDIDRGNKNTFKPDWKNVKYLGFRSDIKNLIEKCDIFVLPSYREGIPRTLLEAASMSKPIVTTDAVGCREVVDDGFNGFLVPIKDHKSLAKKIEVLIDDKNLREKMGDNSRKKAVSEFDIKVVVSKYLEIYKEVLNGVSS; encoded by the coding sequence ATGAAAATAGCTTTTCTTAGCCATTTAGATTTAAATTTGTATCTTTTTAGACTTCCTATTATGAAAGAGTTAGTAAGTCGTGGAGTTGAAGTTTATGCTATTGTTCCACGAGGTGAAGTTTTTGATGAGTTTAAACATTATGGGATAAAAGCGGTTGAATATAAAACAATTAGAGGCTCACTAAATCCACTAAATGCAATAAAAACAATAAAAAATATAAATGAAGTTGTAAAAAACATAAATTCAGATATTCTACACTCTTTTACTCATCAGCCAAATATTTATGGGGCATTTAGTGATACCAAAAACTATATTCAAACAATAACAGGGCTTGGGAGTTTCTTTATTTATAACGATTTAAAATCAAAAAAAATTAGAAAAGTAATTGAGAGTTTATATAAGATAACTTCAAAAAAAGCAAAAAAAGTTATTTTTCAAAACAGTGATGATTTAAATTATTTTGTTGAAAAAGGGCTGGTTAATAGTAAAAAAGCAGTTTTGATAAAAAGTAGTGGCATTGATACAAAGGAGTGGGTTAGTAAAAATAGGCCTAAAAATAAAAAACCAGTGGTTTTAATGGTAGCAAGGGTTTTAAAAGATAAAGGAGTTGAAGAGTATATAAAAGCAGCTGAGATTTTAAAAGATAAGGCAGAATTCTGGTATGCAGGTGATATTGATAGAGGTAATAAAAATACCTTTAAGCCTGATTGGAAAAATGTTAAATATTTAGGTTTTAGAAGCGACATAAAAAACTTAATAGAAAAGTGTGATATTTTTGTTCTGCCAAGCTATAGAGAAGGAATACCAAGAACCCTGCTTGAGGCAGCCTCTATGTCTAAACCGATAGTGACAACTGATGCAGTTGGGTGTAGAGAAGTCGTAGATGATGGATTTAACGGATTTTTAGTACCAATAAAAGATCACAAAAGTTTAGCAAAAAAAATAGAAGTTTTAATCGATGATAAAAATCTAAGAGAAAAAATGGGGGATAATTCAAGAAAAAAAGCAGTTAGTGAATTTGATATAAAAGTAGTAGTTAGTAAATATTTAGAAATTTATAAGGAGGTATTAAATGGCGTTAGTTCATGA
- a CDS encoding sugar transferase: MYRNFFKPLLDKVLATILIIIFSPIMLIVVIGIYLWDGRPIIFKQKRPGYKEKIFEIYKFRTMTNEKDKQGNLLPDKDRLKGFGKIIRDLSIDELPQLFNVLKGDMSFVGPRPLLIEYLPLYKSWQRKRHDVKPGITGLAQVKGRNAISWRKKFKYDVFYVNHVSFCLDIKILLWTLQKVIKKEGVYQNTNTTMEKFNGEN; the protein is encoded by the coding sequence ATGTATAGAAATTTTTTTAAACCCTTACTGGATAAGGTTTTAGCTACAATTTTAATTATTATTTTTTCTCCTATTATGTTAATAGTCGTAATAGGAATTTATTTATGGGATGGAAGACCCATTATTTTTAAGCAAAAGCGCCCGGGATATAAGGAAAAAATCTTCGAAATATATAAATTTAGAACAATGACCAATGAAAAGGATAAGCAGGGAAACCTTTTGCCGGACAAAGATAGACTTAAAGGATTTGGTAAAATTATAAGAGACTTAAGTATAGATGAGCTACCTCAGCTATTTAATGTCCTGAAAGGCGACATGAGTTTTGTTGGACCAAGACCACTATTGATTGAGTATTTACCTTTATACAAAAGCTGGCAGAGAAAGAGGCATGATGTTAAGCCCGGCATTACGGGTCTTGCTCAAGTAAAAGGTAGAAATGCCATCAGCTGGAGAAAAAAATTTAAGTATGATGTATTTTATGTAAACCATGTAAGTTTCTGTTTGGATATAAAAATATTGCTATGGACTTTACAAAAGGTTATAAAAAAAGAGGGTGTGTATCAAAACACCAACACAACCATGGAGAAATTTAATGGAGAAAATTAA
- a CDS encoding PIN domain-containing protein, with product MQKNTRINRVFLDTNIIIDIIDTTRKYHHYAKKIIEIIYNNKIEVVISENMLTTIYYIVTDKINVLKFLDYIVKNWYVYSYSRELIKKAIKISIKNQVDFEDVLQCLCVLENKCEILITNDKKFYNCGIKIMKSEEFIKVF from the coding sequence ATGCAAAAAAATACACGGATAAATAGAGTATTTTTAGACACAAATATAATAATTGACATCATTGATACTACAAGAAAATACCATCATTACGCAAAAAAGATAATAGAAATTATTTATAATAATAAAATTGAAGTTGTTATTAGTGAAAACATGCTTACAACAATTTATTATATTGTAACAGATAAAATAAATGTTTTAAAGTTTTTAGATTATATTGTTAAAAATTGGTATGTATATTCATACAGTAGAGAATTAATAAAAAAAGCTATTAAGATTTCGATAAAAAATCAGGTTGACTTTGAAGATGTGTTGCAGTGTTTGTGTGTGTTAGAAAATAAATGCGAAATTCTTATTACAAATGATAAAAAATTTTACAATTGTGGAATTAAAATAATGAAAAGTGAAGAATTTATAAAGGTTTTTTAA
- a CDS encoding ATP-grasp domain-containing protein → MEKIKVLITSAGRRVSLVNNFKKHAIVYCCDNIPEFSAACHIADFSFKVPPVNSTDYINTLLDICKKEGINIVVPTIDPELPVLAKFKKDFEHEGISIAISEESLCDTFSLKTKTYDFFKKNAFNTPEIIIDFLKAKYPLFAKLNNSSSSQGATIVINHQEAEILLLKNKEYVFQEFIEGQEYTVDMFFDRKGNLICAVPRERIKVRCGEVEKARTSKNPTILKEIKKLSKKLIGAYGVITTQLFLKNDEIYFIEINPRFGGGYPLSYLAGADMAKMLIDDFLGKNLTYTEEWKDNLIMLRYDAEVLVDGNSI, encoded by the coding sequence ATGGAGAAAATTAAAGTTTTGATAACAAGTGCAGGAAGAAGGGTTAGTCTTGTAAATAATTTTAAAAAGCATGCTATAGTTTACTGCTGCGATAATATACCAGAATTCAGTGCGGCTTGTCATATAGCGGATTTTAGTTTTAAAGTACCACCTGTTAATTCTACAGATTATATAAATACTCTTTTAGATATATGTAAAAAGGAAGGTATTAATATAGTTGTACCTACAATAGATCCAGAGTTGCCAGTTTTAGCAAAATTTAAAAAAGATTTTGAACATGAAGGCATATCCATAGCAATTTCAGAAGAAAGTTTGTGTGATACTTTTTCTTTAAAAACTAAAACATACGATTTTTTTAAAAAAAACGCCTTTAATACACCTGAGATTATAATTGATTTTCTTAAAGCAAAATATCCACTTTTTGCAAAGCTCAATAATTCATCATCTTCTCAAGGTGCTACTATAGTTATCAACCATCAAGAAGCTGAAATTTTGCTATTAAAAAACAAAGAATATGTGTTTCAAGAGTTTATCGAGGGGCAAGAGTATACTGTTGACATGTTTTTTGATAGAAAAGGTAATTTAATTTGTGCTGTGCCAAGAGAAAGAATTAAAGTAAGGTGCGGTGAGGTTGAAAAAGCCAGAACTTCTAAAAACCCCACAATATTAAAGGAAATAAAAAAATTATCTAAGAAACTGATAGGAGCATATGGTGTTATAACTACACAACTCTTTTTAAAAAACGATGAAATTTACTTTATTGAAATAAATCCACGCTTTGGTGGTGGATACCCTTTAAGCTATTTAGCTGGTGCTGATATGGCAAAAATGCTGATTGATGATTTTTTAGGCAAAAATTTAACCTACACTGAAGAGTGGAAAGATAATCTCATTATGCTTAGATATGATGCCGAGGTGTTAGTAGATGGTAATAGTATTTGA